A window of Solanum stenotomum isolate F172 chromosome 9, ASM1918654v1, whole genome shotgun sequence genomic DNA:
atgcatgcttgaaaaagtttgtggtcgcaaagtttttagactataaaaCGTCAGATAGTAAAACTGTAGGATCACAACTGTAGgaacttcaacttattttccatgaTCTGATTGCTGAAGATATGGTAGTAAATGAAGTGTTTCAAGTGGCTGCAATGATCGAGAAGTTACCTCCTCCGTGGAACGACTTTAAGAATTATTTAAAGCACAAACTTAAGGAAATGAATCTTATAGATCTTGTGATTCGGCTCAAGATTGAGAAAGATAACAAAAGCGCCAAAAAGAAGTATGGTAAGAGTTCAACAGTAATtggagttaatattgttgaaaaaGCTCCTACCAAAGACAAGAAGAGAAGGAAGTCCAACGGACAAAAGTCAGAACAGGCCAAGAAAAATTTCAAGGGCAACTGTTACAATTATGGTAAGGCTGTTCATAAGTATTCTAACTATCGTGCtccaagaaaggacaaagacaAAGGCAAAGGCAAAAGCCAAGCAAACATTGTGGAAGAGATGGAAGATGCAAATGACCTTTGTTCAAAGATCTCGGAGAGCAACTTAGTTGGAAATCCCAAGTAGTGGTTTCTCGACACAGGTGCCACTCGACATATTTGCTCTGTGAAAGAAGCCTTTGCAACATACACTCCTGCTGAGGTTGATGAAAATTTGTTCATGggaaacacaacaacaacaaggatTACAGGAACTTGGAAAGTAATGTTGAAGATGACATCCAGCAAGGTGTTGACTCTGAACAACGTTCTGCACGTTCCTATTATTAGGAAGAATTTAGTTTATGTTGCACTGCTCGTTAAAAATGAGTTTAAGTGTGTCCTAGTTAGTGACAAAGCTGTAATAAGTAAGAATTAGATGTTCTTAGGAAAAAGctacctcactgagggcctcTTCAAACTAAATGTAATGGTTGTTGATAGTATTAACAAGAATTCTGCTTCTATTTACTTATTGGAGTCAAATGATTTATGGCATGCCCGTTTGGGACATGTAAATTACAAAGTCTTGCGAAAATTGGTTACTCTAGAAGATTGCCTGATTTTAAATGCCATAAATCGAACTGCAAAATTTGTGTggaaagtaatttttttaaacatccTTATAAGTTTGTTGAAAGAAACTCAAAACCTTTAGACTTAATTCACACATATATATGTGATATGAAGTCGACTccatctcgtggtgggaaaaagtattttataacttttgttgacgattgcactcgattttgttatgtatatttgcttaatagtaaggatgaagcaattgatgcatttaagcaatacaaaaatgaagtagaaaatcaattgaatctaaagataaaaatgattcgaAGTGATAGGGGTGGAGAATACAAATCTCATTTTACTGAGATATGTTTGGAATATGgtattatccatcaaactactgcaccCTATACACCGCAGTCAAATGGTTTGGCTTAATGGAAGAACAGAACATTAatggaaatgatgaatgccttgATAATCAGTTCTGGTTCACCAAAAATCTATGGGGAGAAGCCATCCTTACGACTAACAAGATACTCAATAGGGTACCCCGTAGCAAAACACAATCGATTTCACATGAgttatggaaaggaaggaaactcaacttgaaatatttcaaagtgtagGGGTGTCTTGCTAAGGTAGAAATTCCTTTACCCAAGAGGGTGAAAATTGGACCCAAAACAgtggattgtgtatttattGGATATGTTGTGAACAGTAAGGCCTGTCGGTTTTTGGTTCACAAATATGATAATCCTGAAATTTATGTGAATACGGTAATTGAGTTAgataaagttgagttctttgAACACATTTATCCGTATAAAACTTAATGTGAGTCGACAAGTGAAAGATCTAAACGACCACGGGAAGAATCAAAGGAAAATGCACAACCTAATGAGGATCCTAGGCGTTGTACTCGCCAACGTAAATCCATTTCTTTCGGACCAGATTTTGTGGCATTcttgcttgaaaatgagcctcCAACATTTAAAGCAGCTATGTCGTCATCTGAGTCAATCTATTGGAAAGAAGCAGTCAATAGTGAGATCGAGTCAATTTTAAGTAATCATACTTGGGAATTGgctgatcttcctccaggaaataaacctttaggagcaaagtggatctttaaaaggaaaatgaaaaccgatgggactattgacaaatataaggctagacttgtaGTTAAAGGATATAGACAAAAGGAAGGTCTGGACTACTTTGATACATACTCtccagtaacaaggataacatcaattagGATGTTAATAGCAGTAGCGGCAGTGCATGATCTTAAAATCCACCAAATGGATGTAAAGACagccttcttaaatggagagttggaggaagaaatttacatggaacaacctgaaGGGTTTGTGGTTCCTGATAAAAAAGAGAAAGTGTGTAGACTTGTGAAGTCACTTTATGGGCTCaagcaagcacccaaacaatggcATGCTAAATTTGAACAAACAATGTTGGCAAATAGATTCAAGATTAACGAATGTGATaagtgtgtttacattaaaaacgttccgaatcatgaagtcattgtttgtttgtatgttgatgacatgttaataatgagtaaagatattgacaatataaatgctactaagcgcATGCTGTCCATCAAGCTCAATATGAAGGACTTAGGAGTTGCTGATTTGATCTTAGGGATCTGgattctcaaaactcctcagggactagcattatctcaacctcattatattgaaagcgtattggataagttcaagtacttgaatttcaatgttgtcaaaactccaattgatttaataattacatttcaaaagaatgtaGGTGAAAGTGACTCTCAAGTGGAATATGCCAGAGTgttgggaagtttgatgtatattatgaattAGCAAAATGAGTTGGTTCACTAGTAATCCGAATCAAACTCACTGGATGGCAATGAAACGTGTGTTGGGTTATTTGAAACATACACAACACTATGTTTTACATTATAATAAGTATCCTACCGtgattgaaggatatagtgatgcaaattggatcaccgggtcaaatgaagtaaaatccacaagtggttATGTTTACACTTGGTAGAGGAGCAGTcccttggaaatcatccaaacagaTATGTATCGCTCACTCCACAATGGAATCTGAATTCATTACGTTAGATAAGCCcggtgaagaagctgaatggctccGAAATTTCTCAGAGGATATTCCATTCTGGCCCAAACCTGTGGGACCTATTTGCatacattgtgatagtcaagcaacaATAGGTAGGGCAGGGAGCGTTATGTACAAcggaaagtctcgtcatatacgAAGGAGACATAATACCGTAAGACAACtcctctctagtggaattatcacaattgacttgTGAAGTCAAGCgataatgtgtcagatccactAATGAAAGGCCTAGTGAGAGAGCCAGTttaaagatcatctaagggaatgggtttacggCTTATGATAAGTCAGCATGGCAGTAATTCTATCTAGccgactggagatcccaagagctagattcaaggaggaacacaaagttgtgactgacggttcgacattgtcaatcaactcaatccattctcctgatgaagacaatgttcaggaacAAGGTTAAGactttaaggcttgttaatgagttaataaagcttaaagtttttaatgatttgctaagtttggaagatttgaccaaatagtgtatctacgagatgacatggttagaaatcacctatgtgagtgtgaagtgtaagccgcttcaaagagaattttatgtcaaaagcctattctctatacactcatgaaaccaggaggtgttcatggctgaaacgaacacaatcgtaagaaccataaatggtaaagggttaattgtcTGACATATGGtcgtctaggtatacaccaaagcttgacggttcaaagatatcgcatctaccaattgaccgagtatatccgacatatgttcactacagAAAGTCcaaagggaaacctacttatctaGATGCAATtgattcttgcttgtaaagtacactcGTCCGTGCATTCCTTATGTTATCACCATTCCCCAttaatgtgggggattgttgggtatgtagcaagaataatgggaaatggagggaagatgaaaagagaggaacttgaaaagttgggaacttgaagagttgagaacttgaaaagtccttttatgctttattgaaaaggcatttgtccctcatcggtggtggaaagaaaaataggagagtttaaatatacaaacactcctattaattgttaaaagggttggaaagagagACCCCCCTCGTGccgtcgtcgtcgtcgctcgctcgacTCAGCTTcggctttggaaaatgatcgatcgagagcttattttttggacaaagtttgttttaattattttagttaattattaattaaattaattaaattaaattaaatggccaacgttttaattagttaattaactgaagcgtttcaattaattagttaattaacccgACCTGACTCGGATCCACGTGCgactcattttatttaaatcttttcCGTTTTAATTGAATTTCCCGCCGTTGGAaatgactgttctgaaaggttgcaactttcagaaacagccatgactgtttgaaaggttgcaaactttcatgaatgatcgtgtggattctgaaaggattgcaacctttcggaaccagttcctcttgcttataaatacattgatttttcagatttattccttacaaatttttctaatttcttcttctttcttctgcataaaatttcttcgtgtactttattgctgttgagtggttcgctgacaccagagttttgggtatcaatacactggtgattgagatcattctatcctgggaggacatattccaaatcaaacctcggatactagaggggaataatttttttaaggggacactgtgcattcagtgggcttgatctttcCTGATTCTGTATTTTCCAGATTGTGGTAATTTTTTATAGATTTTAGatttgtcaattaatttttgttcatctattcttactggtttattaaactttggttacttcgtgtttctgcaaagtttattgaaatcagtaattctgattttttaaacacagattgataACAATACTATGCATGAATTCTTATTTAAACTACAACCCTGGAATTTCCCAAGTCATAAATATAATTCCAAGTGAAACTGAATCATTGCTAGTAAATTAGTTAATTTGATTAATGCAATTTTTAGTCTAAAAGACTAATTAAACTCTCTCCACACGCCTGCATTAAATTGTAGTTACAAGCGAAATTGAATATATGCTAATCATAAATTATTTGGGTTCGATAATTCGGCTCTTAAGAGTCACTATATTAGTTGTGtgaccacgtacacttgtgtGTGCATTTGGAAGCAACATTGTATCATGTAGAGGATAAGTCAAAAAGACTAATGCACGACCATGAAAGATTTGTTGCAATAGGTTTAAATTATTACACTTTTTAATGTTACTTtatatttattaccatttatcaCATAACTTTAGATTTAATAatcatttgatatttgatatcaTCGGTGGTGGTATCTAGAAAGAAAAAGTTACTTCAGTGAAAACACTACTAAGTTACTCCTTAGTACcatcagagtatatatatactctagtGGTATCAAAGAGCGATTCAGTGAAAATACTACTCAATTACTCCTTGATATTAGGGGTGGGCATAAATACCAAAAAACCGAACGGAACTAATTCAGTTCTTCAGTTTCGGTTTGGTGTCGgtgttattttttcaaaagcttGATTCTTTGGTTCGGTGTAAGGGTCTCAGAACTTCGGTGCACCGAACtgaacttatatatatatatatatatNNNNNNNNNNNNNNNNNNNNNNNNNNNNNNNNNNNNNNNNNNNNNNNNNNNNNNNNNNNNNNNNNNNNNNNNNNNNNNNNNNNNNNNNNNNNNNNNNNNNNNNNNNNNNNNNNNNNNNNNNNNNNNNNNNNNNNNNNNNNNNNNNNNNNNNNNNNNNNNNNNNNNNNNNNNNNNNNNNNNNNNNNNNNNNNNNNNNNNNNNNNNNNNNNNNNNNNNNNNNNNNNNNNNNNNNNNNNNNNNNNNNNNNNNNNNNNNNNNNNNNNNNNNNNNNNNNNNNNNNNNNNNNNNNNNNNNNNNNNNNNNNNNNNNNNNNNNNNNNNNNNNNNNNNNNNNNNNNNNNNNNNNNNNNNNNNNNNNNNNNNNNNNNNNNNNNNNNNNNNNNNNNNNNNNNNNNNNNNNNNNNNNNNNNNNNNNNNNNNNNNNNNNNNNNNNNNNNNNNNNNNNNNNNNNNNNNNNNNNNNNNNNNNNNNNNNNNNNNNNNNNNNNNNNNNNNNNNNNNNNNNNNNNNNNNNNNNNNNNNNNNNNNNNNNNNNNNNNNNNNNNNNNNNNNNNNNNNNNNNNNNNNNNNNNNNNNNNNNNNNNNNNNNNNNNNNNNNNNNNNNNNNNNNNNNNNNNNNNNNNNNNNNNNNNNNNNNNNNNNNNNNNNNNNNNNNNNNNNNNNNNNNNNNNNNNNNNNNNNNNNNNNNNNNNNNNNNNNNNNNNNNNNNNNNNNNNNNNNNNNNNNNNNNNNNNNNNNNNNNNNNNNNNNNNNNNNNNNNNNNNNNNNNNNNNNNNNNNNNNNNNNNNNNNNNNNNNNNNNNNNNNNNNNNNNNNNNNNNNNNNNNNNNNNNNNNNNNNNNNNNNNNNNNNNNNNNNNNNNNNNNNNNNNNNNNNNNNNNNNNNNNNNNNNNNNNNNNNNNNNNNNNNNNNNNNNNNNNNNNNNNNNNNNNNNNNNNNNNNNNNNNNNNNNNNNNNNNNNNNNNNNNNNNNNNNNNNNNNNNNNNNNNNNNNNNNNNNNNNNNNNNNNNNNNNNNNNNNNNNNNNNNNNNNNNNNNNNNNNNNNNNNNNNNNNNNNNNNNNNNNNNNNNNNNNNNNNNNNNNNNNNNNNNNNNNNNNNNNNNNNNNNNNNNNNNNNNNNNNNNNNNNNNNNNNNNNNNNNNNNNNNNNNNNNNNNNNNNNNNNNNNNNNNNNNNNNNNNNNNNNNNNNNNNNNNNNNNNNNNNNNNNNNNNNNNNNNNNNNNNNNNNNNNNNNNNNNNNNNNNNNNNNNNNNNNNNNNNNNNNNNNNNNNNNNNNNNNNNNNNNNNNNNNNNNNNNNNNNNNNNNNNNNNNNNNNNNNNNNNNNNNNNNNNNNNNNNNNNNNNNNNNNNNNNNNNNNNNNNNNNNNNNNNNNNNNNNNNNNNNNNNNNNNNNNNNNNNNNNNNNNNNNNNNNNNNNNNNNNNNNNNNNNNNNNNNNNNNNNNNNNNNNNNNNNNNNNNNNNNNNNNNNNNNNNNNNNNNNNNNNNNNNNNNNNNNNNNNNNNNNNNNNNNNNNNNNNNNNNNNNNNNNNNNNNNNNNNNNNNNNNNNNNNNNNNNNNNNNNNNNNNNNNNNNNNNNNNNNNNNNNNNNNNNNNNNNNNNNNNNNNNNNNNNNNNNNNNNNNNNNNNNNNNNNNNNNNNNNNNNNNNNNNNNNNNNNNNNNNNNNNNNNNNNNNNNNNNNNNNNNNNNNNNNNNNNNNNNNNNNNNNNNNNNNNNNNNNNNNNNNNNNNNNNNNNNNNNNNNNNNNNNNNNNNNNNNNNNNNNNNNNNNNNNNNNNNNNNNNNNNNNNNNNNNNNNNNNNNNNNNNNNNNNNNNNNNNNNNNNNNNNNNNNNNNNNNNNNNNNNNNNNNNNNNNNNNNNNNNNNNNNNNNNNNNNNNNNNNNNNNNNNNNNNNNNNNNNNNNNNNNNNNNNNNNNNNNNNNNNNNNNNNNNNNNNNNNNNNNNNNNNNNNNNNNNNNNNNNNNNNNNNNNNNNNNNNNNNNNNNNNNNNNNNNNNNNNNNNNNNNNNNNNNNNNNNNNNNNNNNNNNNNNNNNNNNNNNNNNNNNNNNNNNNNNNNNNNNNNNNNNNNNNNNNNNNNNNNNNNNNNNNNNNNNNNNNNNNNNNNNNNNNNNNNNNNNNNNNNNNNNNNNNNNNNNNNNNNNNNNNNNNNNNNNNNNNNNNNNNNNNNNNNNNNNNNNNNNNNNNNNNNNNNNNNNNNNNNNNNNNNNNNNNNNNNNNNNNNNNNNNNNNNNNNNNNNNNNNNNNNNNNNNNNNNNNNNNNNNNNNNNNNNNNNNNNNNNNNNNNNNNNNNNNNNNNNNNNNNNNNNNNNNNNNNNNNNNNNNNNNNNNNNNNNNNNNNNNNNNNNNNNNNNNNNNNNNNNNNNNNNNNNNNNNNNNNNNNNNNNNNNNNNNNNNNNNNNNNNNNNNNNNNNNNNNNNNNNNNNNNNNNNNNNNNNNNNNNNNNNNNNNNNNNNNNNNNNNNNNNNNNNNNNNNNNNNNNNNNNNNNNNNNNNNNNNNNNNNNNNNNNNNNNNNNNNNNNNNNNNNNNNNNNNNNNNNNNNNNNNNNNNNNNNNNNNNNNNNNNNNNNNNNNNNNNNNNNNNNNNNNNNNNNNNNNNNNNNNNNNNNNNNNNNNNNNNNNNNNNNNNNNNNNNNNNNNNNNNNNNNNNNNNNNNNNNNNNNNNNNNNNNNNNNNNNNNNNNNNNNNNNNNNNNNNNNNNNNNNNNNNNNNNNNNNNNNNNNNNNNNNNNNNNNNNNNNNNNNNNNNNNNNNNNNNNNNNNNNNNNNNNNNNNNNNNNNNNNNNNNNNNNNNNNNNNNNNNNNNNNNNNNNNNNNNNNNNNNNNNNNNNNNNNNNNNNNNNNNNNNNNNNNNNNNNNNNNNNNNNNNNNNNNNNNNNNNNNNNNNNNNNNNNNNNNNNNNNNNNNNNNNNNNNNNNNNNNNNNNNNNNNNNNNNNNNNNNNNNNNNNNNNNNNNNNNNNNNNNNNNNNNNNNNNNNNNNNNNNNNNNNNNNNNNNNNNNNNNNNNNNNNNNNNNNNNNNNNNNNNNNNNNNNNNNNNNNNNNNNNNNNNNNNNNNNNNNNNNNNNNNNNNNNNNNNNNNNNNNNNNNNNNNNNNNNNNNNNNNNNNNNNNNNNNNNNNNNNNNNNNNNNNNNNNNNNNNNNNNNNNNNNNNNNNNNNNNNNNNNNNNNNNNNNNNNNNNNNNNNNNNNNNNNNNNNNNNNNNNNN
This region includes:
- the LOC125877321 gene encoding uncharacterized protein LOC125877321 — translated: MAMKINWNQRPSKRLPVTELSWIRIKCKIDSEMANDNVTVVVAAPTRTVVPPAEKPGKFSGVNFKGLQQWVFFWITTLGLQKFTNVVTPVPAAQMPDREKFMIIEAWKQELQLIFHDLIAEDMVVNEVFQVAAMIEKLPPPWNDFKNYLKHKLKEMNLIDLVIRLKIEKDNKSAKKKYGKSSTVIGVNIVEKAPTKDKKRRKSNGQKSEQAKKNFKGNCYNYGKAVHKYSNYRAPRKDKDKGKGKSQANIVEEMEDANDLCSKISESNLVGNPK